A stretch of the Ktedonobacterales bacterium genome encodes the following:
- a CDS encoding branched-chain amino acid ABC transporter permease — MPWGQAVVNWLLVGSFYAAVALGFSLVWGIMNIVNLAHGSFVLVGAYTTFWIFTSPLHLDPFLGIPISMLVLFVLGWIVQYVAINRIIRAPFLVTFMLTFGLDLLIADLLQQFFKSDARSVNVAYSGAGLNFGSTHIAFDQLIAAAIALLLTVALSLFLERTRTGNAILATGMDRDAARLMGISIRRIYALTFGIGAALAGAAGAMLAELKSFDPSQGGSFTLSAFVIVILGGLGTPWAVIAGGLVFGLAETVAPLISWIGPGYNNVIAFLLLVAVLVLRPKGLLGKAFYS, encoded by the coding sequence ATGCCCTGGGGGCAAGCAGTTGTCAACTGGCTCCTGGTCGGCAGCTTTTATGCTGCTGTAGCCCTGGGCTTTTCTCTGGTCTGGGGCATTATGAATATTGTCAATCTGGCGCATGGCTCCTTTGTCCTCGTTGGCGCCTATACCACTTTCTGGATATTTACCTCCCCCCTGCATCTAGATCCGTTCCTTGGTATTCCGATCTCGATGCTGGTCCTGTTTGTCCTGGGGTGGATTGTGCAATATGTCGCCATCAACCGTATCATCCGGGCGCCCTTCCTGGTGACGTTCATGCTGACCTTCGGGCTGGACCTGCTGATTGCCGATTTGCTGCAACAATTCTTCAAGAGCGACGCGCGCTCTGTCAATGTGGCCTACTCAGGCGCTGGCCTCAACTTTGGTTCGACGCATATCGCTTTTGACCAACTGATCGCAGCGGCCATCGCCCTCCTGCTGACTGTGGCACTGAGCCTCTTCCTTGAGCGCACCCGCACCGGCAATGCCATTCTGGCGACTGGCATGGACCGCGATGCGGCGCGTCTGATGGGCATCAGCATTCGGCGTATCTACGCGCTGACCTTTGGCATCGGCGCGGCGCTGGCTGGAGCTGCTGGAGCGATGCTGGCTGAACTCAAGTCCTTCGACCCCTCCCAAGGCGGCAGCTTCACCCTTTCGGCTTTTGTCATTGTGATTCTCGGTGGTCTGGGTACACCCTGGGCAGTTATTGCTGGTGGACTCGTTTTCGGCCTGGCCGAGACGGTAGCGCCGCTCATCTCCTGGATTGGCCCTGGGTATAATAATGTCATCGCATTCTTGCTGCTGGTCGCCGTCCTTGTCTTGCGACCAAAGGGCTTGCTGGGCAAGGCGTTCTACTCGTGA
- a CDS encoding amino acid ABC transporter substrate-binding protein, whose product MATYLGASSPSSSHPTHWFHSWLTSGRGRGIMPVLALFVLVLSGTLAGCGSTGGGGNNTLLFGAPISLTGATSTEGNLTLEGYKLWAKEINAHGGIKVGNTNYQVQLKWYDDQSNPTKSSQLTQQLITKDKVNFLLGPYGTAATLQDEAIAEQYQIPMVEGNGAAKSIFAKGFHYIFGVLSPAEKYASVMLEAALSLATPPKNVAIIFANDSFSVEVAEAAKAFADSHNLPVTYYQQYPANTTDLTGVLTALKTTGPGGSLPDMILGSGHENEALVTMKQAKQLGINAKLYAFTVGPATPDFATALGADANDILGSAQWTAQAKYQGIDVFSTPANYEQLYVKEYNHEPSYQSAESTAAGLAFQYAIQQAGSIDPKKVRDALANLDITTFYGELRFDSTGSNTFKPMATIQIQNGKIVTVYPANIANAPLIYPTPPFGSR is encoded by the coding sequence ATGGCAACTTATCTCGGCGCATCATCCCCATCATCTTCTCATCCCACGCATTGGTTTCATTCCTGGCTTACCTCTGGCCGAGGTCGGGGCATCATGCCGGTCCTGGCCTTGTTCGTGTTGGTTCTTTCGGGGACACTGGCCGGCTGCGGCAGCACTGGCGGAGGTGGGAACAATACGCTGCTCTTTGGAGCGCCGATCTCGCTCACCGGAGCAACGTCCACAGAAGGAAACCTGACCCTGGAGGGATACAAGCTCTGGGCGAAGGAGATAAATGCACACGGTGGCATCAAGGTTGGGAACACGAACTATCAGGTGCAACTGAAGTGGTATGACGACCAGAGCAATCCTACCAAGAGTTCCCAGTTGACACAGCAGTTGATCACGAAGGACAAGGTAAACTTCCTGCTCGGCCCCTACGGTACTGCGGCTACCCTGCAAGATGAAGCAATAGCCGAGCAGTATCAAATCCCGATGGTCGAGGGAAATGGCGCGGCGAAATCGATCTTCGCCAAAGGCTTCCACTATATCTTTGGTGTCCTCAGCCCTGCCGAAAAGTATGCGAGCGTCATGCTTGAGGCGGCGCTCTCCCTGGCGACTCCACCAAAGAATGTGGCGATCATCTTCGCCAATGATTCGTTCTCTGTTGAGGTGGCCGAGGCGGCCAAAGCATTCGCCGACAGTCATAATCTGCCCGTGACTTACTACCAGCAGTACCCGGCAAACACTACCGATCTGACGGGTGTGCTGACGGCTCTCAAGACCACCGGCCCCGGCGGCAGCTTGCCTGATATGATCCTGGGGTCGGGCCACGAGAACGAAGCGTTGGTGACGATGAAGCAGGCCAAGCAGCTAGGGATTAACGCCAAGCTGTATGCTTTCACCGTTGGCCCGGCGACCCCTGATTTCGCTACCGCGCTTGGCGCTGATGCCAACGATATACTGGGCAGCGCGCAGTGGACGGCTCAGGCGAAATATCAAGGCATTGATGTCTTCAGCACGCCAGCCAACTATGAGCAGCTCTATGTCAAGGAGTATAACCACGAGCCTTCTTACCAGTCGGCTGAGTCAACAGCAGCCGGTCTGGCCTTCCAGTATGCTATCCAGCAGGCGGGATCGATTGACCCCAAGAAGGTGCGAGATGCCCTGGCGAACCTGGACATCACGACCTTTTATGGTGAACTGCGTTTCGATTCTACCGGCTCCAACACCTTCAAACCGATGGCGACCATTCAGATCCAAAATGGCAAGATCGTCACCGTCTACCCGGCCAATATCGCCAACGCGCCACTGATCTACCCAACGCCGCCTTTCGGCAGCCGCTAG
- a CDS encoding branched-chain amino acid ABC transporter permease, which yields MATSAKPSASPTTTASPPAAKEGRGWLWSLLGGLVILAFIGLTPFTGDASDLHTWTLILMYCVLAQSWNFIGGFAGYAAFGNAAFFGIGAYTVGLCLQANIPFLVGLVGGALIAGLFAFLLGLPVLRLRGHYFAIATLGIAEALRELVAVRNIGGSGGEVSLFPPGLAAYQYFFYAFLGLSLLCLLITVLLTRNKFGYALVAIRENEQAAEALGIATYWYKVSAFVLSAIPTALAGGLYAYWLIGFDPFTVFDVGISVEMVLLTFLGGAGTILGPLVGAIIFEYGSYQLDVSGFSIHNTLLGAAIVIVTILLPQGLLPLVQEFFQKPAPGAARSNRFIEGARRVRRFIADNGI from the coding sequence ATGGCGACAAGCGCAAAGCCATCGGCGTCCCCGACGACCACTGCTTCCCCCCCAGCAGCAAAAGAGGGGCGGGGATGGCTCTGGTCCCTGCTTGGGGGGCTGGTCATTCTAGCGTTCATCGGCCTGACTCCATTCACTGGCGATGCGTCCGATCTGCATACCTGGACGCTCATCTTGATGTATTGTGTCCTGGCGCAAAGCTGGAACTTTATCGGCGGTTTTGCCGGCTACGCAGCCTTCGGGAATGCAGCGTTCTTTGGCATCGGCGCTTATACCGTTGGCCTCTGCTTGCAGGCCAACATACCTTTCCTGGTAGGGTTGGTGGGAGGCGCATTGATTGCTGGCCTCTTTGCCTTCCTGCTGGGGCTGCCGGTCCTCCGGCTGCGGGGCCACTATTTTGCCATAGCCACCCTGGGTATCGCTGAGGCGCTGCGTGAATTGGTTGCAGTTCGCAATATCGGCGGCAGCGGTGGCGAGGTTTCTTTGTTCCCGCCAGGTCTCGCGGCCTATCAGTATTTCTTCTACGCGTTTTTGGGACTTTCTCTGCTGTGCTTGCTGATCACTGTTCTGCTGACGCGCAACAAATTCGGCTACGCGCTGGTCGCTATCCGCGAAAACGAGCAGGCGGCAGAGGCGCTGGGCATCGCTACGTACTGGTATAAAGTCAGCGCCTTTGTGCTGAGCGCGATTCCAACCGCGCTGGCTGGTGGGCTGTATGCCTACTGGCTGATTGGTTTCGACCCCTTCACGGTTTTTGATGTGGGCATCTCGGTGGAGATGGTCTTGCTCACGTTCCTGGGGGGCGCTGGAACCATTCTTGGCCCGCTGGTGGGAGCCATCATCTTTGAATACGGCTCCTATCAACTGGATGTCAGCGGATTTAGTATCCATAATACCTTGCTTGGCGCGGCTATCGTCATCGTCACCATATTGCTGCCGCAAGGACTCTTACCGCTGGTGCAGGAATTCTTCCAGAAACCCGCGCCGGGAGCCGCCCGCAGCAATCGCTTTATTGAAGGAGCGCGACGTGTCCGACGGTTCATCGCCGATAACGGCATCTGA
- a CDS encoding ABC transporter ATP-binding protein: MSDGSSPITASEAPLGAAQAFAVPLLQLENIGRRFGGLPAVDSLSFVVTPGEVLGIIGPNGAGKSTLVNLIAGALRPTVGKVIYQGKDISRMPANRRAHLGIARTFQITQPFTGLDIRENVLIGALFGQRHLGRYAALRVADEVLGLVGLADKAALKGNQLTTADRKRLELARALATNPTLLLLDEVMAGLTPTEVAQAVSLIRAINQTGVTIIVIEHVMQAIMGVSDRILVMHHGRKIAEDAPEQVLSDQKVIEAYLGERYLRQRQAQQAQMGDKERQHQHDE; encoded by the coding sequence GTGTCCGACGGTTCATCGCCGATAACGGCATCTGAAGCCCCTTTAGGAGCAGCGCAAGCCTTTGCTGTGCCTTTGCTTCAGTTGGAAAACATCGGCAGGCGTTTTGGTGGCCTCCCGGCGGTGGATAGCCTCAGCTTCGTGGTAACGCCAGGTGAGGTGCTGGGCATCATCGGCCCCAACGGCGCCGGTAAATCAACGCTGGTGAATCTGATCGCTGGCGCGCTCAGGCCAACTGTCGGCAAGGTCATCTATCAAGGCAAGGATATTAGCCGTATGCCTGCCAATCGCCGGGCGCACCTGGGCATCGCGCGCACGTTTCAGATTACCCAACCATTTACCGGTCTGGATATTCGTGAAAACGTTCTGATAGGCGCGCTCTTTGGTCAGCGGCATCTGGGTCGTTACGCGGCGCTGCGCGTGGCTGATGAGGTACTGGGGCTGGTGGGGCTGGCCGACAAAGCGGCCCTCAAGGGGAACCAGCTTACTACCGCTGACCGGAAACGGCTGGAACTCGCCCGCGCATTGGCAACCAACCCAACGCTTTTGTTGTTGGATGAGGTTATGGCCGGGCTGACTCCTACCGAGGTCGCGCAAGCGGTTTCCTTGATCCGCGCGATCAACCAGACGGGCGTAACTATCATCGTCATCGAGCATGTGATGCAGGCCATTATGGGCGTGTCTGACCGGATTCTGGTCATGCACCACGGACGGAAAATCGCTGAAGATGCGCCTGAGCAAGTACTCTCCGACCAGAAAGTGATCGAAGCCTATCTGGGCGAGCGTTATCTCCGGCAGCGCCAGGCGCAGCAAGCGCAGATGGGGGATAAGGAAAGGCAGCATCAGCACGATGAATGA
- the leuD gene encoding 3-isopropylmalate dehydratase small subunit, with amino-acid sequence MEPFVTLEAIVAPLDRENVNTDDITPVRYLKSIRRTGFGPAIFANWRYLDNQNTPNPDFVLNQPRYKGAQILLTRANFGAGSSREHAPWALREYGFRCIIAPSFADIFYNNSFNNGMLLLTLEKSEIDTLFSEVQATEGYRLKVDLPSQTVTRPSGESFAFQLDAFKKESLLKGLDNIGWTLQYADDIARYEDHRRQETPWVFIQH; translated from the coding sequence ATGGAACCATTTGTGACGCTTGAAGCCATTGTCGCGCCGTTAGACCGCGAAAACGTCAATACCGATGACATAACGCCTGTTCGTTATCTCAAGTCTATCCGTCGAACAGGATTTGGTCCGGCGATTTTCGCTAACTGGCGCTATCTGGATAACCAGAACACGCCCAATCCAGATTTTGTGCTGAATCAGCCGCGCTATAAAGGCGCGCAGATTTTGCTGACGCGCGCCAATTTTGGCGCAGGCTCGTCGCGTGAGCATGCGCCCTGGGCGCTGCGGGAGTATGGTTTCCGCTGCATCATTGCCCCCAGTTTCGCCGACATTTTTTATAACAACAGCTTCAACAATGGCATGCTCCTGCTTACGTTGGAGAAGAGTGAGATTGATACCCTCTTCAGCGAAGTCCAGGCAACCGAAGGCTATCGTCTCAAGGTGGACTTGCCAAGTCAGACAGTCACCAGGCCATCTGGAGAGAGTTTTGCGTTTCAACTTGATGCCTTTAAGAAAGAGTCGTTGTTGAAGGGTCTTGATAACATCGGCTGGACGCTTCAGTATGCCGATGACATTGCGCGCTACGAGGATCATCGCCGCCAGGAGACCCCCTGGGTTTTTATTCAGCACTGA
- a CDS encoding superoxide dismutase, which produces MAFELPPLPYDYTALEPHIDEQTMRLHHDKHHQAYVTNLNNALQGQSQFENLAIEDLMRRINEIPENIRTAVRNNGGGHVNHSMFWQIMKPNGGGEPSGALAQAITQAFGSFDQFKAAFNDAGTKRFGSGWAWLVLDNSGRLQVISTANQDSPLMDGHFPVMGNDVWEHAYYLKYQNRRADYLNAWWNVVNWDEIAKRYERAKSGR; this is translated from the coding sequence ATGGCGTTTGAACTCCCACCTTTGCCTTACGACTACACCGCGCTTGAACCACACATTGATGAACAGACGATGCGCCTGCACCATGACAAACACCACCAGGCTTACGTGACCAACCTCAACAACGCCTTGCAAGGCCAGAGCCAGTTTGAGAACCTGGCTATCGAAGACCTGATGCGCCGGATTAACGAGATACCAGAAAATATTCGCACTGCCGTGCGCAACAACGGCGGCGGGCATGTCAATCACAGCATGTTCTGGCAAATCATGAAGCCCAACGGCGGTGGCGAACCCTCTGGCGCGCTCGCTCAGGCGATCACGCAAGCATTTGGCTCGTTTGATCAGTTCAAAGCTGCCTTCAACGATGCTGGAACAAAACGCTTTGGCTCCGGCTGGGCCTGGCTGGTCCTCGACAATAGCGGAAGGCTGCAAGTCATCTCAACGGCAAATCAAGATAGCCCCCTAATGGACGGCCACTTTCCAGTCATGGGCAACGATGTTTGGGAACATGCCTATTACCTGAAGTACCAAAACCGCCGCGCCGATTATCTCAACGCCTGGTGGAACGTCGTCAACTGGGACGAGATTGCTAAACGGTACGAGCGGGCGAAAAGCGGGCGCTAA
- a CDS encoding ATP-binding protein: MTRIRHQSLLVQLLSGYLLFVLIVLGTGLMVNAVVQQELQSQVQASDLALAQEMAIETSIKLGNAKASVADLSQQQEVRQGDLAAMQRTFSAFKMARNDIDRVYWLDADGVLRVSVPQDPLTLGVDFSHDPLSVYQKARNATSPVVEEGVVDLTTFDAVVAVAQAVRSPDGMLQGIVATNLSLNVLSVPLRTVINAQERQQHHLLISLLDQDGQLIGTSERERLLQPVESELPGASDALAGHPATRLGSGPDGREWLFSSVPVPGTGWAVVVQRPADEALAVIYHFRTWLVVAAVLFALGGCCFWLLLTRRVIQPLQTLATRYRAFPPPRVPTLPSISLLTQRSDAVGELTRSLQRLEGDVSTQLAELRTLLETSSAVVASLDPQAVAETIIDQARRLVNVQAVTVYVEDEQEGLRVLASEGRSAALRQGFRLSPDDQESPSMLALRSGHPVQMLAEEGKFFPAISYAEGFRSILSIPIISSHVGSVVLVVHRTHPQPFSVHEVDLLLTFANYAMLAWEHAVLYERSDERLREIAKENKRLYLRARKEKQTLAAIMSSMSDGLILASVNDNVLYANPGAKAILGSLVAVLEDNSIASIHAALRGASASQDDYDAMLARIAQGETPTWVMEMSAGAQKRSIRLQVFDVHDESGLVSGRGLLLRDVTREREIDQLKTTLLATVGHELRTPLSIIKGNASTLLQEDVTWSAEDQHHFLQVISAQADRLAHLVSDVLDLSRLEAGILTLHQRPRQLGELVEQVLRQLDVAIPSLSVALPEQLPLLELDGPRIEVVLRNLLANARAYGAGEVRITARLEEGQVVVSVWNDGPGITPDELPHIFERFYRAKQGIQQRSGGTGLGLAICKAVIEAHNGSIWAESNDQGTAISFSLPIGPASAREEAPSEYFQGHHVVSGSPIGA; encoded by the coding sequence ATGACACGCATCAGACATCAATCACTGCTCGTGCAACTGCTCAGCGGCTATTTGCTCTTTGTCCTGATCGTCCTGGGTACTGGATTGATGGTGAATGCCGTCGTACAGCAGGAGTTGCAATCCCAGGTGCAGGCGTCAGACCTCGCTCTGGCCCAGGAGATGGCTATCGAGACCAGCATCAAGCTCGGCAACGCGAAAGCGTCGGTAGCCGATCTCAGCCAGCAGCAGGAGGTACGCCAGGGCGATCTGGCGGCGATGCAGCGAACTTTCAGCGCGTTTAAGATGGCTCGCAACGATATTGATCGCGTCTACTGGTTGGATGCTGACGGGGTGCTTCGTGTCTCAGTTCCACAAGACCCACTTACTCTGGGGGTCGATTTTTCCCACGATCCGCTGTCGGTCTATCAGAAGGCCAGGAACGCCACCAGCCCGGTTGTAGAAGAAGGAGTTGTCGATCTGACTACCTTTGATGCGGTGGTAGCGGTGGCTCAGGCGGTACGTAGCCCTGATGGGATGTTACAGGGGATCGTCGCCACGAATCTCTCGCTCAATGTCCTCAGCGTTCCGCTCCGCACTGTCATCAATGCCCAGGAACGCCAGCAACACCACCTGCTCATCAGTCTCCTCGATCAAGATGGGCAGCTTATCGGTACCTCCGAACGTGAACGGCTCCTTCAGCCAGTAGAGAGTGAGCTACCCGGGGCAAGCGATGCGCTGGCCGGACACCCAGCGACCAGGCTGGGGAGTGGGCCAGATGGGCGAGAGTGGCTCTTCAGTTCTGTCCCGGTTCCAGGCACTGGCTGGGCTGTCGTAGTGCAGCGACCTGCCGATGAAGCCCTGGCCGTCATTTACCATTTTCGTACCTGGCTTGTGGTCGCGGCGGTGCTTTTCGCACTAGGAGGCTGCTGCTTCTGGCTCCTGCTCACGCGACGGGTGATTCAACCGCTGCAAACACTGGCAACCCGCTACCGAGCTTTTCCCCCTCCCCGCGTGCCAACGTTGCCTTCCATTTCGTTGCTCACGCAGCGGAGTGACGCGGTGGGCGAACTGACCCGCTCGCTGCAACGGCTGGAAGGCGATGTCAGCACTCAGTTAGCCGAACTCCGCACCCTACTTGAAACCTCCAGCGCGGTGGTCGCATCGCTTGATCCGCAAGCTGTAGCGGAAACTATCATTGACCAGGCGCGGCGGCTGGTCAATGTGCAGGCCGTTACCGTGTATGTTGAAGACGAGCAAGAGGGTTTACGGGTACTCGCCAGTGAGGGACGAAGCGCCGCTCTGCGTCAGGGTTTTCGCCTCTCGCCTGATGACCAGGAATCACCCTCTATGCTGGCCCTGCGTAGTGGGCATCCGGTGCAAATGCTGGCAGAGGAAGGTAAGTTCTTTCCGGCTATTTCCTATGCCGAAGGCTTCCGCTCCATCCTGTCCATCCCAATTATCAGCAGCCATGTGGGGAGCGTGGTGCTGGTGGTCCATCGGACACACCCTCAGCCCTTCAGTGTTCACGAAGTAGATCTGCTGCTCACCTTTGCCAACTATGCTATGCTGGCCTGGGAGCATGCCGTCCTCTACGAGCGCAGCGATGAACGGCTCCGTGAGATCGCCAAAGAAAACAAGCGCCTCTATTTACGGGCCAGGAAAGAAAAACAGACTCTGGCCGCCATCATGAGCAGTATGAGTGATGGGCTGATCCTGGCGAGCGTCAATGACAACGTACTCTATGCGAACCCTGGCGCGAAAGCCATCCTTGGGTCGTTGGTGGCTGTGCTGGAGGATAACTCCATCGCCTCGATCCACGCGGCCTTGCGTGGCGCCAGCGCGAGCCAGGACGATTACGATGCCATGCTTGCACGTATAGCTCAGGGCGAGACCCCAACCTGGGTCATGGAGATGAGTGCAGGAGCGCAAAAACGGTCCATCCGGCTTCAGGTCTTTGACGTGCATGATGAGTCGGGCCTGGTCAGTGGGCGCGGCCTCCTTCTACGCGATGTGACCCGCGAGCGCGAAATCGACCAACTCAAGACGACGCTTCTGGCGACTGTCGGGCATGAGTTACGGACACCACTCTCTATTATCAAGGGGAATGCCTCGACGCTGCTTCAGGAAGATGTAACCTGGTCAGCAGAAGACCAACATCACTTTCTCCAGGTCATTAGCGCGCAGGCAGATCGCCTGGCGCATCTGGTGAGCGACGTGTTGGATTTATCACGGCTGGAGGCGGGCATTCTCACCCTTCATCAGCGCCCCAGACAGCTTGGGGAACTGGTGGAGCAAGTTCTGCGCCAGCTTGACGTTGCTATCCCTTCTCTTTCAGTTGCGCTGCCAGAACAGCTTCCCCTGCTAGAACTGGATGGGCCGCGTATCGAAGTCGTTCTTCGCAATTTGCTTGCCAACGCGCGCGCCTATGGAGCGGGTGAAGTTCGCATCACTGCCAGGCTAGAGGAAGGACAGGTGGTCGTATCCGTGTGGAATGATGGACCTGGTATCACTCCTGATGAGCTTCCTCATATCTTTGAGCGTTTTTACAGGGCCAAGCAGGGCATCCAGCAGCGCTCAGGAGGCACAGGGTTAGGGTTAGCCATCTGCAAGGCA
- a CDS encoding TadE family protein, whose product MDAWEVERVQHPGLDKRRRQRGQALVEFAVLMSIMFLLLAGGVDLGSLLDSHLAVVYATRQAARTGAEEDTNPGADCAILGAVYAATQNLTLVTVTQIIIYKADSNGNPTTDQEVFLGNPGCPNPATPPTPSSGSWDPSKRQVSPPNEDSLGVEIDYTYSWQTAFIATGSYQGTDRTVMKLNPVV is encoded by the coding sequence GTGGACGCCTGGGAAGTGGAGCGTGTGCAACACCCTGGCCTGGATAAACGACGCCGCCAACGAGGGCAAGCTCTTGTTGAATTTGCGGTACTCATGAGCATTATGTTTCTTCTGCTCGCGGGCGGTGTTGATCTTGGCAGCCTTTTGGATAGCCATCTGGCTGTCGTCTATGCGACTCGCCAGGCTGCCCGAACTGGCGCCGAAGAAGATACGAATCCAGGGGCGGATTGCGCCATTTTAGGGGCTGTTTATGCTGCGACGCAGAATTTGACACTGGTGACAGTTACGCAGATTATTATTTATAAGGCAGACAGTAACGGGAACCCCACTACGGATCAGGAGGTCTTTCTAGGTAATCCTGGTTGCCCAAACCCTGCCACTCCACCCACACCAAGCTCTGGTAGCTGGGATCCTTCTAAACGCCAGGTTTCGCCTCCCAACGAAGATTCGCTGGGGGTAGAGATAGACTATACCTATAGCTGGCAGACGGCCTTTATTGCGACTGGCAGCTATCAAGGAACAGATCGAACGGTAATGAAGTTGAATCCGGTGGTCTAG
- a CDS encoding TadE family protein gives MIKESLLVPLKKRRSERGQSLVEFALVAPLLLLVIFGTIEFCFLFQSVNTANFAAREGARVGAVLGPTDAAADSKIIQAIFSASSGGTSLLFSDIQMIEIFKSSANGSIPAPLASCAQQADEDVYDGQGNPCPGTLGWPPASRNATFNAADYLGVRITFAYNWVTSFVSASRGQFVMTSVSIQLIEPQTF, from the coding sequence ATGATTAAAGAAAGCCTGCTGGTCCCTCTAAAGAAGCGTCGCAGCGAGCGTGGTCAGAGCCTGGTGGAGTTTGCTCTGGTTGCCCCACTGCTTTTGTTGGTGATCTTTGGGACGATTGAGTTTTGCTTCCTCTTTCAGAGTGTGAATACGGCGAATTTTGCGGCGCGGGAAGGGGCGCGTGTTGGGGCGGTCCTGGGGCCGACTGATGCCGCTGCTGACAGCAAGATCATTCAGGCGATTTTCTCCGCGAGTTCAGGGGGAACGTCTCTGTTGTTCAGCGATATTCAGATGATCGAGATCTTCAAGTCCAGCGCGAATGGTTCTATCCCGGCGCCGCTGGCAAGCTGCGCCCAGCAAGCCGACGAGGATGTCTATGATGGGCAGGGCAACCCCTGCCCTGGCACACTGGGCTGGCCCCCTGCTTCGCGTAATGCCACCTTCAATGCTGCCGATTACCTGGGAGTGCGCATTACGTTTGCCTATAACTGGGTGACATCTTTTGTTTCTGCTTCTCGGGGCCAGTTTGTGATGACCAGTGTTTCTATACAACTCATCGAACCACAGACATTTTAA
- a CDS encoding ABC transporter ATP-binding protein yields MSQESKIAASLSRSTLPLLTIQNLATGYGDNQVLWDVSLEILSGELIALVGANGAGKTTLLTTISRLLPVWRGSITFAGREIARVGAEQVVRLGLAHIPQGRRLFAGLNVEENLRLGAYTHRAGSARAIADDLERVFTFLPKLRERRKQLAGSLSGGEQQMCAIGRGLMARPELLLIDELSLGLAPNVVDDILAALDTIHQQEKLSILLVEQDVQIALERADRGYVIENGRIVLSGSASALMDSPQVRAAYLGERGVSKPDEPAAEAQLGK; encoded by the coding sequence GTGTCCCAGGAGAGCAAGATTGCGGCATCGCTTTCTCGATCTACGCTGCCGCTGCTCACTATCCAGAATCTAGCGACTGGCTATGGTGATAATCAGGTTCTCTGGGATGTGTCTCTGGAGATTCTCTCTGGTGAACTGATTGCCCTAGTAGGGGCTAACGGCGCAGGCAAAACGACGCTTCTGACCACGATCTCGCGCCTGCTGCCAGTCTGGAGAGGCAGTATCACCTTTGCCGGACGTGAGATTGCCCGCGTCGGCGCGGAACAGGTAGTCAGGCTGGGGCTGGCACACATCCCCCAGGGCCGCCGACTTTTTGCTGGACTCAACGTCGAAGAGAATCTCCGGCTTGGCGCCTATACCCACCGAGCTGGTTCAGCGCGCGCCATCGCCGACGATCTTGAGCGTGTCTTTACCTTCCTGCCCAAGCTGCGTGAGCGCCGCAAGCAGCTAGCAGGATCGCTTTCCGGCGGCGAGCAGCAAATGTGCGCTATTGGGAGAGGATTGATGGCTCGCCCGGAGCTGCTGCTGATTGACGAACTGTCGCTCGGTCTGGCGCCCAACGTGGTTGATGACATCCTTGCGGCGCTGGATACTATCCACCAGCAGGAAAAACTGAGTATTCTGCTGGTTGAGCAGGATGTCCAGATTGCACTGGAACGAGCGGATCGGGGCTATGTGATTGAGAACGGGCGCATCGTCCTGAGTGGCTCAGCCAGCGCCCTTATGGACAGTCCACAGGTGCGCGCCGCCTATCTCGGAGAGCGAGGCGTCAGCAAGCCAGACGAGCCAGCAGCAGAGGCTCAACTGGGTAAGTAG